One Bos indicus isolate NIAB-ARS_2022 breed Sahiwal x Tharparkar chromosome 10, NIAB-ARS_B.indTharparkar_mat_pri_1.0, whole genome shotgun sequence DNA window includes the following coding sequences:
- the RNASE2 gene encoding non-secretory ribonuclease isoform X1 produces MGVHQLPLSPRTFSWICSHRSHSRGNMVPIQQDSRLRLILLLGLLGMVISLHAQPGTLTRAQWFEIQHINMAHPQCNAAMRVVNRYRMVCKNKNTFLHRTFAYVAGICNTPNVTCSKPGRMNCHNSSVQVPITYCNLTRPALNYTNCQYQQTRAWRIFIVACDNRSPRDSPRYPVVPVHLDNII; encoded by the exons ATGGGGGTACACCAGCTGCCCCTGAGCCCCAGGACATTCAGCTGGATCTGTTCTCACAGGAGCCACAGCAGAG GAAACATGGTTCCAATACAGCAGGATTCTCGGCTTCGTCTCATTTTGCTGCTGGGGCTCTTGGGAATGGTGATCTCACTCCATGCCCAACCTGGTACTTTAACCCGGGCTCAGTGGTTTGAGATTCAGCACATAAATATGGCCCACCCTCAATGCAATGCCGCAATGAGAGTGGTTAACCGTTACAGAAtggtatgtaaaaataaaaatacttttctccACAGAACATTTGCTTATGTAGCTGGTATTTGTAACACCCCAAATGTAACCTGCTCTAAACCAGGCAGGATGAACTGTCATAATAGCTCAGTCCAAGTGCCTATAACCTACTGCAACCTCACAAGACCTGCATTGAATTACACAAACTGCCAATACCAACAGACAAGGGCATGGAGGATCTTCATCGTTGCCTGTGACAACAGATCACCTCGGGACAGTCCCAGGTACCCTGTGGTTCCAGTTCACTTGGATAACATCATCTAA
- the RNASE2 gene encoding non-secretory ribonuclease isoform X2 translates to MVPIQQDSRLRLILLLGLLGMVISLHAQPGTLTRAQWFEIQHINMAHPQCNAAMRVVNRYRMVCKNKNTFLHRTFAYVAGICNTPNVTCSKPGRMNCHNSSVQVPITYCNLTRPALNYTNCQYQQTRAWRIFIVACDNRSPRDSPRYPVVPVHLDNII, encoded by the coding sequence ATGGTTCCAATACAGCAGGATTCTCGGCTTCGTCTCATTTTGCTGCTGGGGCTCTTGGGAATGGTGATCTCACTCCATGCCCAACCTGGTACTTTAACCCGGGCTCAGTGGTTTGAGATTCAGCACATAAATATGGCCCACCCTCAATGCAATGCCGCAATGAGAGTGGTTAACCGTTACAGAAtggtatgtaaaaataaaaatacttttctccACAGAACATTTGCTTATGTAGCTGGTATTTGTAACACCCCAAATGTAACCTGCTCTAAACCAGGCAGGATGAACTGTCATAATAGCTCAGTCCAAGTGCCTATAACCTACTGCAACCTCACAAGACCTGCATTGAATTACACAAACTGCCAATACCAACAGACAAGGGCATGGAGGATCTTCATCGTTGCCTGTGACAACAGATCACCTCGGGACAGTCCCAGGTACCCTGTGGTTCCAGTTCACTTGGATAACATCATCTAA